The following are from one region of the Chanos chanos chromosome 10, fChaCha1.1, whole genome shotgun sequence genome:
- the pdcl3 gene encoding phosducin-like protein 3 has product MQDPNEDTEWNDILRKKGILPPKETPKEDEEEEQILLQQSVVKTYESMTLEELEENEDEFSEEDEAAIEMYRQKRLAEWKANQIKNIFGEVNEISGQDYIQEVNKAGQGIWVVLHLYKQGIPLCTLINQHLSVLARKFPQTKFLKSISTTCIPNYPDRNLPTLFVYFEGEMKAQFIGPLVFGGMNLKCDELEWRLAESGAVKTELEENPRKQIEDKLMGSIRCSVPSRRDSDEDEDDDD; this is encoded by the exons ATGCAG GATCCGAACGAAGACACTGAGTGGAATGACATCCTCCGAAAGAAAGGCATTCTTCCACCAAAAGAGACGCCGaaggaggatgaagaagaggagcagaTTTTACTACAACAGTCCGTCG TGAAAACGTACGAAAGCATGAcactggaggagctggaggagaatGAAGATGAGTTCAGCGAGGAAGATGAGGCTGCTATTGAGATGTACAG ACAGAAGAGACTTGCAGAGTGGAAGGCTAACCAGATAAAGAACATTTTTGGGGAGGTGAACGAGATCTCCGGTCAGGATTACATACAGGAAGTGAATAAAGCCGGCCAGGGTATCTGGGTGGTTCTGCACCTCTACAAACAGGG AATCCCACTGTGTACGCTGATAAACCAGCATCTCTCCGTGCTGGCCCGGAAGTTTCCGCAGACCAAGTTCCTCAAGTCCATCTCCACGACCTGCATCCCGAACTACCCGGACAGGAACCTGCCCACGCTCTTCGTGTACTTTGAGGGGGAGATGAAAGCTCAGTTCATCGGGCCCCTCGTCTTTGGAGGCATGAACCTCAAATGCGACG AGCTGGAGTGGCGGTTAGCGGAAAGTGGCGCTGTTAAGACCGAGCTGGAGGAGAACCCCAGAAAACAGATCGAAGACAAGCTCATGGGCTCCATCCGCTGCTCCGTCCCCAGCCGCAGAGacagtgatgaagatgaggacGACGATGATTAA